The Armatimonadota bacterium DNA segment GTGATGTCCTCGGCATCGGTTTCGTTCAACACCAGCCGCTTCACATATCCGTAGATTTTGTGCTGGTAGCGCTGTACAATCTCCTCGAAGGCAGACAGGTCGTTCTCTTTACATCGGGCTACCAGCGCCGCATCGGCGTCGCTCAGGCGCATCGCTCGCTCCAATGCAGAAGCCCCCTCTGCTGCTCTCTGTGTGTACATTATGGACGATTCGCGGGGGAAAAAGTTCACCGTGGCTGGAGGAAGAGAATGGAGCGCACGAGAAAGGACTATTGGCGAGAGGGAGGTTGGGCAAACAGCGGTTCGTCAAGCGGGATACTGGCAATCCCCTGTGGAGGGCGAGGCTCCTGCCAAGTGTCTGGAGGGTGCATCAGCACCCTCCAAAGGACACATCGCACACTCAATCCATCCTGTAAGGCGGTCCTGCTTCCGGCACCTGCAGTTCGTCTGGCGAAATCGTGTATCGCTCCACCAGTCCGATAATCGCCTGCGCCAGCACTGCGCTCACCGTGTCGGGGTCGACGGGGCGGGACAGGTCGCGCAGAAGGGGCGACTCTTCGGAAACGTACCCATGACCGACGAGGAACTGCAGGTCTTTGAACGCCCAGTGCTGAGGCTTCAGCGGTACGGCGATGGACACTTTGGGCGTTCGCGCCTTGAGGTCTTTCAGGCTTTCCTCCACGTGTCTCATAAAGCGTGCCAGCGTCACTGCCAGCTCGTAGCGGGTCACAGGCTGGTCCCCCCGGAACGTACCGTCGGGGAAGCCCGTCATGATGCCTTTCGCCACCACTTCTTGCACCGCTGCCGCTGCCCAGTGGTCTGCGGGCACATCTTTGAATGCGGTAGTCTGCGCGCGTACAGGGAGTACAGCCATTGCCATGCTGACTATTAGTACCATCGCGCCAGTCCAGCAAGCCGTGCGGAACATGAGAATACCTCCTCCTTGTTAGATCTCTGCCGAAACCACGTTGCTTTCCCGGATGGCAGCAAACTCCTCCAGGGCACGCCCCGTGCCGATAGCGACGCAGGACAGAGGGTCATCCGCCACCTGTACCCGAATGTTCGTCACCGACTCCAGGAGCTTGTCTATCCCGCGCAACAGGGCGCCTCCTCCCGTGAGGGTGATGCCCCGCTCGATAATGTCGGCTGCCAGTTCGGGCGGCGTCTCCTCCAGCACCGAGCGCACGCGCTCCACAATGGCGTTAATCGGCTCCTGAAGCGCCTCGCGAATCTCCTCGGAGGTCACCCGAATCGTCTTGGGAAGCCCCGCGATGAGATCGCGCCCGCGTACCTCCATCTCGATTTCTTCTTCTAATGGGTAGGCAGAGCCAACCTTTATCTTTATTTCTTCGGCAGTTCGGTCGCCAATCATCAGGTTATATTGACTGCGGATGTAGCGCATGATGACTTCATCCATCTTGTTGCCGCCCACCCGCACCGAACGGCTAATGACGATGCCTTCCAGCGAGATGACCGCTACATCAGTGGTGCCGCCACCGATGTCCACTACCATGTTGCCCCCTGGCATACTGATGGGCAACCCTGCGCCGATAGCCGCCGCCATCGGCTCCTCGATGGTATAGGCTTCTCCTGCTCCCGCTTCACGTGCCGCTTGAATGACCGCCCTGCGCTCCACACTGGTTACCCCTGAGGGCACACACACCAGCACGCGCGGCTTGAGAAAGCGCCTTTTGCCGCACACCTTCGCAATCAGATGCTCTAACATCTTCTCCGTGGTGGTGTAGTCAGCAATCACGCCGTCGGACATCGGACGGATAGCCACAATGTGCCCGGGCGTTCGTCCCAGCATCAAACGCGCTTCCTCGCCGATGGCTAACACTTTCTTGTTCTTTGTGGAGATAGCCACCACCGACGGCTCACGCAAAACAATGCCCTTGCCCCGCAGGTAGACCACAATATTCGCTGTTCCCAGATCAATGCCCAGCTCAGGTGTCAAACGGAACACACCGGCACCCCTTCCACAGAAACGGCAACAGGTTCATCGCTCTGCCGCAGGATTTGTGCTCCCAGCGATTGCAGCTTCGCCACCAGGTCCTCATAGCCGCGGTCGATGTGGTGTATCTCCTCGATGGTCGTTTCGCCTTCTGCACCCAGCCCTGCTATCACCAGTGCAGCGCCCGCTCGCAGGTCGGTGGCTTCCACCGTAGCGCCGTACAGCTTCTCCACGCCGCGGACTACTGCCGTACGGTTTTCCTGCTCGATGTCCGCCCCCATCTTGCGCAGCTCCTGCACATAGCGGAAGCGACGTTCGTACACCGTCTCCGTGACGATGGATACCCCTTCCGCAACGCACAGCAGGGCGGTCATCGGCTGTTGCATGTCGGTGGGGAAACCAGGATGAGGCATCGTCTTGATGTTCACCGCCCTGGGGCGTGTCTGCAGCTGCACGCGCACCCCTGCCTCGTCGGTTTCTATCTGCACGCCCGCTTCCTGCAATTTCAACAGCACCGGAGTCATGTGCTCTGGGTTGGCATGGACCACACGCACCCTGCCCCGCGTCATCGCAGCGGCAATGGCGTAGGTACCGGCTTCCAGCCGGTCGGGGATGATGGTGTATTCGCCGCCACGCAGGCGGGATACGCCCCCAATCGTGATGCGTCGTGTACCGTGCCCCTCGATATGCGCACCGAGCGCGATGAGGAAATTCGCCAGGTCCACTACCTCGGGCTCTTCCGCCGCGTTTTCAATCACCGTCGTGCCTTCAGCCAACACCGCCGCCGTCATCAGGTGCTGGGTCGCGCCCGCGCTGGGATAGTCCAGATAGATCGTATTGCCCCTCAGTCGCCCCGCTTCGGCAGTGACGAAATCACCATCCATCTCCACCCGCGCTCCCAGCAGACGCAGCCCCTTGATATGGAAATCCACCGGTCGTGCGCCGATGTCACAGCCGCCGGGGAGAGGCACCTTCGCGAAACCAAAGCGCGCCACCAGTGGTCCGGTCACACTGAAGGAGGCTCTCATACGGGTGACCAGGTTATGAGGAGCTTCCAGGTGGCTGATACGGCTGGCATCTATCAACAGCGAACGAGGATGGATAAACTCCACCACCGTGCCCAGACGGCGCAGCATCGCCATCATAGTATAGATATCGGTAATAAGGGGGAGGTTGTGTAAGATAACCGGTTCAGACGCCAAAACCGCCCCTGCCATGATGGCAAGCGCGGCGTTCTTGCTTCCGCTCACGCAGACCTCGCCCTGTAAAGGTACGCCCCCGGTGATAGTAATGCGTTCCAAGTAAGGAGTCCCTCCTGAATATCAACGGTAGGATCAATACGATTCCCCGAGATTCACCCTGAATAGTATACAGAGGAGGTACTTCCGGTGTCAAGGTGTGTCGGGTGAGCTGGCCAGTCTCCTACCAGTTAATGGGATACACGCTGATATTGGTGAAACACCCCACCAGCGTCCAGAAACCTCCATTCAGAAAGTCGCCCAGAATGAGACCGAAGAAGAACGGCAGAGACTGGCGATAGAGCCTCATCCCTCCAAAGTGCAACACCACCCACTTGATGACCCATGCGATCAGGAAGGGCAGCCACACCATCTGCATGGTGAGCGTATGGGCAATCGCATAGCCGACAGGATGGAAGGGAAACCAGGTGAGCTGGGTACGCAGTACTGTCAATATGATCGTGATCAGGAAACCGAATACCACAGCAATCGTGCCGTTGGTATCTGCCTTCAAGGGGGTCTTGATGGCATCTGCCAGTGCGTCGAAGGGAGTCCGCCCCATAGAGGTGCGCCAGGCATCGGTCTTCGCGCCTGCGCCGAAGTGGTACCATATCGCCAGCGCGATAATGAAAGAGACCACAAACCCCACTGCAATCGCCGTCATCATCGCGATGGCGACCTGCCTCAAGTTGGCGCGCACCTCACCGCCCATCTTGAAGCCATCCAGCTGGTGGGGCATAGAGATACAGCGCAG contains these protein-coding regions:
- a CDS encoding rod shape-determining protein; its protein translation is MFRLTPELGIDLGTANIVVYLRGKGIVLREPSVVAISTKNKKVLAIGEEARLMLGRTPGHIVAIRPMSDGVIADYTTTEKMLEHLIAKVCGKRRFLKPRVLVCVPSGVTSVERRAVIQAAREAGAGEAYTIEEPMAAAIGAGLPISMPGGNMVVDIGGGTTDVAVISLEGIVISRSVRVGGNKMDEVIMRYIRSQYNLMIGDRTAEEIKIKVGSAYPLEEEIEMEVRGRDLIAGLPKTIRVTSEEIREALQEPINAIVERVRSVLEETPPELAADIIERGITLTGGGALLRGIDKLLESVTNIRVQVADDPLSCVAIGTGRALEEFAAIRESNVVSAEI
- the murA gene encoding UDP-N-acetylglucosamine 1-carboxyvinyltransferase, giving the protein MERITITGGVPLQGEVCVSGSKNAALAIMAGAVLASEPVILHNLPLITDIYTMMAMLRRLGTVVEFIHPRSLLIDASRISHLEAPHNLVTRMRASFSVTGPLVARFGFAKVPLPGGCDIGARPVDFHIKGLRLLGARVEMDGDFVTAEAGRLRGNTIYLDYPSAGATQHLMTAAVLAEGTTVIENAAEEPEVVDLANFLIALGAHIEGHGTRRITIGGVSRLRGGEYTIIPDRLEAGTYAIAAAMTRGRVRVVHANPEHMTPVLLKLQEAGVQIETDEAGVRVQLQTRPRAVNIKTMPHPGFPTDMQQPMTALLCVAEGVSIVTETVYERRFRYVQELRKMGADIEQENRTAVVRGVEKLYGATVEATDLRAGAALVIAGLGAEGETTIEEIHHIDRGYEDLVAKLQSLGAQILRQSDEPVAVSVEGVPVCSV